One Thermoplasma sp. Kam2015 genomic region harbors:
- a CDS encoding DUF1015 family protein → MEVRAFRPLIYRKEIDGMISPPFDAITPKQEIELKRNPYNITYLTLPKGKDGVEHARVILDNWIENGVLIRTERECIIVLKQTFYLDKRQINRYGIIARVRIFPENNDVIPHERTFEEFVRDREVLMDGIGCQLEPIFLVTIKNDLPQYLKSITDGIREDNSYAGPEGVENHVYYIYDHKEIQRIINILKNDVVIVADGHHRLQATKNIASKKTGREKEFWSYAMSYITSIHEEGVLIGGVHRVVSSKFKFDPEKISRYFHMDQCDSISGSDPVIYDGHFYCIKPKENVYDNTIDAINDFLFSKAIGMSMIDLERETIYTHDYSEVIKLVDSGSFSFGVIMPDWNKDHLIRLLLSRRMLPQKSTYFYPKIPSGISIDSIAEFEDS, encoded by the coding sequence TTGGAAGTAAGAGCGTTCAGACCGCTGATATACAGGAAGGAGATAGACGGAATGATATCGCCTCCATTCGACGCGATAACGCCAAAGCAGGAGATAGAGCTCAAGAGGAATCCATACAACATAACATACCTGACGCTGCCAAAGGGTAAGGATGGAGTGGAACATGCAAGGGTAATACTGGATAACTGGATTGAGAATGGAGTTCTCATCAGGACGGAAAGGGAATGCATCATAGTTTTAAAGCAGACATTTTATCTCGATAAAAGGCAGATCAATAGGTATGGGATCATAGCACGAGTTCGAATTTTCCCAGAAAATAATGATGTGATTCCACACGAACGTACCTTTGAGGAATTCGTCAGAGACAGGGAGGTGTTGATGGATGGAATAGGGTGCCAGCTAGAACCAATATTCCTGGTCACCATAAAGAATGATCTTCCCCAGTACCTGAAATCGATAACCGATGGAATCAGAGAGGACAACAGTTATGCCGGCCCAGAGGGGGTTGAAAATCATGTATATTACATTTATGATCACAAGGAAATACAGAGGATAATTAACATTCTGAAGAACGATGTGGTTATAGTTGCAGACGGACATCACAGGCTTCAGGCAACGAAGAACATAGCTTCGAAGAAGACAGGCAGGGAGAAGGAATTCTGGAGTTACGCCATGTCATACATAACATCGATACATGAGGAAGGGGTGCTCATCGGAGGAGTGCACAGGGTTGTTTCCAGCAAATTCAAATTCGATCCAGAAAAGATCTCAAGATACTTCCACATGGATCAGTGTGATAGCATATCCGGCAGTGATCCTGTCATCTACGACGGTCACTTCTACTGCATAAAGCCGAAAGAAAATGTGTATGACAACACAATAGATGCGATAAATGATTTTCTATTTTCCAAGGCTATAGGTATGTCCATGATTGACCTGGAGAGGGAAACGATATATACGCATGATTATTCAGAGGTGATCAAACTTGTGGATTCAGGCAGTTTTTCATTTGGAGTTATAATGCCCGATTGGAACAAGGATCATCTAATACGTCTTCTTCTTTCCAGGCGCATGCTTCCACAGAAATCAACATATTTTTACCCAAAGATCCCTTCTGGTATATCCATTGACAGCATCGCTGAGTTTGAGGATTCCTGA
- a CDS encoding deoxyribonuclease IV, which produces MIGEDLRNLSRKYTIGGHISVAGGLHKGPERASEFGFPTFQFFSKNQMRWASPPLKDEEAEAFIAAVDRYSIKSTMIHASYLINLASSDESLYRRSEEAFHDEIMRSDRLRATFLTVHPGSNPDRKDGLERARDLISTVGNHSVIILIENTAGQGNVIGTELEEIASIIDVSDKRLGVCVDTCHAWASGYDLTHSYETFIDSLDNIIGLERVYAFHLNDAKREMGSKIDRHELIGKGTIDGGLIKLIGDERLREKPKIMETPFGEAKFEENLRYIRSEIGE; this is translated from the coding sequence TTGATAGGCGAAGATCTGCGTAATCTCTCAAGGAAGTACACCATAGGTGGGCACATATCCGTTGCAGGTGGTCTGCATAAAGGTCCAGAAAGAGCTAGCGAGTTTGGCTTCCCTACCTTTCAGTTCTTTTCGAAGAACCAGATGCGCTGGGCTTCGCCGCCGCTGAAGGACGAAGAAGCAGAGGCGTTCATAGCTGCAGTCGACAGATACAGTATTAAGAGCACCATGATCCATGCTTCCTATCTTATAAATCTGGCTTCATCAGACGAATCGTTATATAGAAGATCGGAAGAGGCATTCCATGACGAGATCATGAGATCGGATCGGCTCAGGGCAACTTTCCTCACTGTGCATCCGGGATCAAATCCAGACAGGAAGGACGGATTAGAGAGAGCAAGGGATCTGATCTCAACAGTTGGTAATCATAGCGTGATCATACTCATAGAGAATACAGCAGGCCAGGGGAATGTGATCGGGACAGAACTTGAAGAGATTGCAAGCATAATCGACGTATCAGATAAACGCTTAGGCGTATGCGTAGATACATGCCATGCATGGGCCTCTGGCTATGATCTGACGCATTCATATGAGACCTTCATAGACTCTCTGGACAATATCATCGGATTGGAGAGGGTCTACGCCTTTCATCTCAACGATGCAAAAAGAGAGATGGGAAGCAAGATAGATCGGCATGAGCTGATAGGCAAGGGCACGATAGATGGTGGACTGATAAAGCTGATAGGTGACGAAAGGCTCAGAGAAAAGCCAAAGATCATGGAGACGCCATTTGGAGAAGCTAAATTTGAGGAGAACCTAAGATACATCAGGTCGGAGATCGGTGAATAA
- a CDS encoding TrmB family transcriptional regulator codes for MEANNGKMERIQEMLRMFGLSSYEAQGFAALVYHGVANADTIASTANIPRTSAYKVMESLVKKGLAKATEGRPRMFKPAKMEEIRDYYEEKLQQLFRDLKELEDNAPSRGEPQLIYTINGAQKVMEKIEEMINLTEHEIIISTPKIIEIRKQMKKPIENAIKRGARVVFVIPPNKRVPANVIVYRRDGLIATDIVSDQSRALIAGPDLETCGYSDNPVLSMHVYQFINILINKPEIQG; via the coding sequence GTGGAAGCTAATAATGGTAAGATGGAAAGGATTCAGGAGATGCTTCGCATGTTTGGACTCTCCTCGTATGAAGCTCAGGGCTTCGCAGCGCTTGTTTATCACGGTGTTGCCAACGCTGATACGATAGCGAGCACTGCCAATATACCCAGAACATCTGCTTATAAGGTCATGGAATCTCTGGTGAAGAAGGGTCTGGCAAAGGCCACGGAGGGGAGACCAAGGATGTTCAAGCCGGCGAAGATGGAGGAGATAAGGGATTACTATGAGGAAAAATTACAGCAGCTGTTCAGGGATCTTAAGGAGCTTGAAGATAATGCCCCGTCGAGAGGCGAACCGCAGCTTATATACACGATAAACGGTGCACAGAAGGTCATGGAGAAGATCGAAGAGATGATAAATCTCACCGAACATGAGATAATAATTTCAACTCCGAAGATAATTGAGATAAGGAAACAAATGAAGAAACCCATTGAAAATGCCATAAAACGTGGTGCCAGAGTCGTCTTTGTAATACCACCCAACAAGAGGGTACCTGCCAATGTGATAGTCTATAGGAGAGACGGTTTAATAGCCACAGATATCGTGAGTGACCAGAGTAGGGCTCTGATCGCTGGTCCTGATCTTGAGACATGCGGGTACAGTGATAATCCCGTCCTCAGCATGCATGTTTACCAGTTCATCAACATACTGATAAATAAGCCAGAGATCCAGGGATAG
- the coaBC gene encoding bifunctional phosphopantothenoylcysteine decarboxylase/phosphopantothenate--cysteine ligase CoaBC, with the protein MTSYTNMLPYDENSYSRMLEGYTVIVATSGSISIYRIPDLVRDLRREGASVIVGMSQSSAAMVSPEVMKWASEKDVVTEITGRIEHITLFTENPDKKILLIAPASYNTIGKMANGITDSIPSLFFSFAFGHGIKTVVAPAMHKSMMENPINLENVKKLRDLGVRFVEPIYDDEKAKLGSNASIVDEVCRAAHETLAGKRIMIISGRGEEPIDPIRSITNAGSGFTGVWAAKNAYRLGASIITYVGNAQYDLPGYVNYIHAKSMDEFEDRSLKEVEKGYDAVIVTAALPDFKVSERSDKKYSSDETLRLTLEPREKLIYKLREKFNGLLVAFRLTDNIKEDAISHFEGKIDLAVVNTYEKDPFGKVRNNYRFVWKNGSKILNDAPKPMMTRMLLEQISSMI; encoded by the coding sequence GTGACGTCATATACCAATATGCTACCCTATGATGAAAATTCATATTCGAGGATGCTTGAGGGCTATACCGTCATAGTTGCAACATCAGGGAGTATTTCCATTTACAGAATACCGGATCTTGTCAGGGATCTCAGGCGAGAGGGTGCCAGTGTCATAGTCGGGATGAGCCAGAGTTCAGCTGCAATGGTGAGCCCAGAGGTTATGAAATGGGCATCTGAGAAAGACGTTGTGACAGAGATCACAGGTCGTATAGAACATATAACGCTCTTCACAGAAAACCCGGATAAGAAGATACTTCTGATAGCACCAGCATCGTACAATACCATAGGGAAGATGGCCAACGGTATAACAGACAGCATACCATCGCTCTTCTTTTCATTTGCCTTCGGTCATGGAATAAAGACGGTTGTTGCGCCAGCAATGCATAAAAGCATGATGGAAAATCCAATAAACCTGGAAAACGTCAAGAAATTGAGAGATCTAGGTGTCAGATTCGTTGAGCCAATCTATGACGATGAGAAGGCAAAGCTCGGCAGCAATGCCTCCATAGTTGACGAGGTATGTCGGGCGGCGCATGAGACCCTGGCTGGCAAGAGGATAATGATAATATCTGGAAGGGGTGAGGAGCCAATCGACCCCATACGATCGATAACCAACGCTGGCAGTGGATTCACCGGAGTTTGGGCTGCAAAGAATGCATACAGACTGGGTGCGTCCATTATAACCTACGTGGGCAATGCTCAGTACGATCTCCCTGGTTATGTCAATTACATACACGCAAAGTCAATGGATGAATTCGAAGACAGATCCCTCAAGGAGGTCGAGAAGGGTTACGATGCAGTCATCGTCACCGCTGCACTGCCGGATTTCAAGGTGTCCGAAAGATCCGATAAGAAGTACAGTAGCGACGAGACCCTCAGACTTACCCTGGAACCCAGAGAGAAGCTCATATATAAGCTAAGAGAGAAATTCAATGGTCTACTTGTGGCATTCAGATTGACAGATAATATAAAAGAGGATGCGATCAGCCACTTCGAAGGAAAGATCGATCTTGCCGTCGTAAACACCTATGAGAAGGATCCCTTTGGGAAGGTGAGAAACAACTATCGCTTCGTATGGAAGAATGGATCGAAGATTCTCAATGATGCGCCGAAGCCCATGATGACCAGGATGCTACTTGAACAGATATCCAGCATGATCTGA